A region from the Vicia villosa cultivar HV-30 ecotype Madison, WI linkage group LG3, Vvil1.0, whole genome shotgun sequence genome encodes:
- the LOC131657326 gene encoding 21 kDa protein-like, with protein MAKLTLLFLLLSLLSIATSTPTSFIKSSCSTTQYPTLCVESLSIYASTIQQDPHQLVQTALSLSLNKTQSTKGFVTMCKSFKNLKPREYAALHDCAEEISDSVDRLSRSLKELQLCKIKGQDFNWHISNVETWVSSALTDESTCGDGFGGKALDGKIKASIRSRMVNVAQVTSNALSLINQYATYH; from the coding sequence ATGGCAAAGCTTACTCTTCTATTCCTTCTCCTATCTCTACTCTCTATAGCAACATCAACACCAACAAGTTTCATAAAATCCTCATGTAGCACAACACAATATCCAACACTTTGTGTTGAATCTCTCTCTATCTATGCATCAACAATCCAACAAGACCCTCACCAACTAGTCCAAACAGCTCTATCCCTTAGCCTCAACAAAACTCAATCCACAAAAGGCTTTGTCACAATGTGCAAAAGCTTCAAGAATCTAAAACCAAGAGAATATGCTGCTCTTCATGATTGTGCTGAGGAAATTAGTGATAGTGTTGATAGGCTTAGCCGTTCATTGAAAGAGCTTCAACTTTGCAAGATTAAGGGTCAAGATTTCAATTGGCATATAAGCAATGTTGAGACATGGGTTAGCTCAGCTTTGACTGATGAAAGCACTTGTGGTGATGGATTTGGTGGAAAAGCACTTGATGGAAAAATCAAAGCCTCTATTAGATCTAGAATGGTTAATGTTGCTCAAGTTACTAGTAATGCTCTTTCACTCATTAATCAATATGCTACTTATCACTAG